The Macadamia integrifolia cultivar HAES 741 chromosome 4, SCU_Mint_v3, whole genome shotgun sequence genome contains the following window.
ATAGAAAGCTTAAATCAAAAGGGCCTTATCAGTTTCATATGCATTGGCAATTCATTTGGAAGTTAAAGCTATACCTAAAACTCAAAAAATTTCTTCCAATATGTAATTAATAATGGACTATTCACTAAGGGCTATGACCGATTTCCTACCGATTGATCCCTCGTGTCCATTATGTAACAACTATAATGAATTTTTGTGGTATATCTTTTTCAATTGTCTTCTTTAAAAAATGATTGGGTAGCCGGTCCTTCAAGATTGAGATTAGAAGATCATTGCAACATCATTTCAAGATTGGATTATAGATTTGTTTAAAAATAGCaagttttttaaaaatagaTTTGAGAATTGTTTTAATCACAAGTTCTATGATTATGTTTTTCATctagtttgaaataaatttcgttttatttaattaaaaaaaaaaaaaaaactcaacattATGGATTGGGTTTGAGAATGCTACTCTATTGTCGTAGGTATACAACAACACACAGGCCAATGGGAGGACGCACATGAGTATTTTCAGCATGAGGACAGAATGATCTTCAGACATTTATTGTATATAGGCGTATACACATACAAGCGGTTGGCGTTATTTCATCCTCATAGATTTTATGTCACTTTCACTAAATTATTGGATCTATGCCTCTTCACACTGATACGGTCTAATTAAAATTGGCTGATAGTGATAAATCCTTCATCACTAATAATAGCTTCTTATAGCAAATCAAGGAACTAGGGTGAGTATCTtgccttttgttttttgaaaataatgaaatatctATAATATTTTATTACGACTCCCTAAATTCAGCAAAtcgaaataaaaaggaaaagcatTTGAACAAGGAATCAAAGATGAAGTTAGAAAAGGCATCGAGTATATAAAATATATGGATGGAGTTTGCTCAAATGGAATTGTGATCATTGTCCAATTAAATAAAAACCTGTCCATGGACTATGTTTACCTTACCATCAGAGATATTCAActactttttaaaaattttcgaTCTAATTAATAAAAGATAATATATGCCCATGGTGTTGCTACTTAAACCAAGTCTTCTAAGCTCTCTGATAGCGAGATaaagggcataaacaatattCGACTTCTATAACTTTTTatattcacatgtcaagttttaacacaaaaatctatattaaaaaataaaataagattcaTTGACCTATCAATACTGTTTAGTTGGAATATAGTTTGGCTGACTAACTtgtcaaaccaaaagaaaataaaaaaattgtttagtCAACTACACTAAGAAATAGGCAATCTATAAGAAGGCTTTCCTATGTGGGCTGCCAAGGAAACAAGGCCTTTCCATCCTCCTATTGAGTCATTAATTGCTAGCAGAACGTCGATACAAAAGGAAAATCGAAGCTTCATCTGTGATTGTATTTCATCTCTATctacaaaaaaacagaaagaatgagaaatgaatgaaatccAAGGGAAAAAAACCAGAAGACAAAGAAGCTGATTCTAATTGACGTCTATCCCTCGTCTTcgtttccttctcctctttccctTTATCTTATCCTCTTCAATCAATAATAATCTATCTTCTCGCTCCTCATTCTGTTGTTGCTGCCAGGGAAGCAAATGGGTTTGAGGATCGGCCATCTGCCGCAACACCCAATCCCTCAGACCCGTATCTGTGACCTCACAAAACCGGTTCGACCAATCAGGCGGTTCGACTGCTCTTGTACCCAACCCGGGGGCTCGATCTTTGGACCCTACGTTCTCTTCTTCCTGCCAATCAGCCACGTACGTGGCAACCCTCCTGTGGAACTTCTCCTTGAACACCTCCCATACCTGATATTTGTAGTGATTAACCACCATCACTCCTCTATCCACGTTCACGAACTGGAACCCATCCCTTAGGTGGAAATGGTGGACTACGTTAACCAGCGTAGGATTCAGTGCTTCGGGTCTCACTATACTCTTGTGTCTCTCTGGGGTCAATATCCGACACGTGTACCCTACTGTGACCCCTCCTTCTGGAGCCTTTTTAAGCCCCGACGGTCCGAAACTATGGCACCATAAACGTAGTTCGGCAACCTCATGGGGTTGCTTGGTCAACAGATCGTGTAATGACGTCAGGGTTTGGTTGTTGGAGTCGGACTGTAACTGCAAGTGTACGAACTCATCAACGTCGATGAACCCCACCCACTGGCATGAGTCCCTTGACCTCAATGCACAGTGGGCGAAACCGGCTTCCTGGGTCTTGATCCATGGCCATAAATGTCGGGTGATATTAAACCCGGATTCATCCAGTGAGTCGACCACGCGTTCGATGTCGTCGTCGCTATTGTTGTCGTAGATGAACCAGCGTTTCACCCCGATTCGTGCGTGGTACATGACCCACTCCCTCAAGAACCGGGCTTGGTTACGAATCATCGTGCACACGCACATCTCGTGCTTATTTCTGTCGTAATCTGCGTCAGATTCCGGCAACGGCAACGGTTGCGCCACCGAGTTTAGGATGATGCTCCTCCCCCTAACCGCCTTCAACCTCACGGATACCTTGATGGAGTCGTAGGAACGGTCGAGCTTATTCTCAGAAGGGCTGCTTCTCAGCACAATCAAAGGTGTCCTGCACCGTACGATCTCCTGGGCAACAGAAATGACTTCAGACCTGAGAACCAACCTCGGATTGCTGAAATCCAAGCCGTAGACGCACTCGAATCTGGAGGGCTCGGACAGCCTGTCGGGCCGTAGATTGAGGCCCTTGACAAAGACCACGGTGGTGTTGTCGCGGTCCACCAAAGCTTCGTACACCAACGAATCCCAGCGGTAGGATGGCCCCGCTGGGAGATAACCGTTTGATTTCCAGGCGAGGGAGACGGTTATGGTGGAGCCGCCTTGCTGGTTAAAGGGCGGGCACCGTACGATTTGGTTGATTGGATCGTCACCGTCACCGTCGACCTGGTCCGGTGGGAGCTTCAATTGGGGATGGGATGAGTTCGCCGAGAAGTAGACGCAGTCAAGGAGCTCCTTCGTAAATAAAGGGACGGACGGAGGGTATTTTAGGAATATCAGCACCTGGTCGGGGAAGATGACGGTTTCTCGAATCTCGATCAGCGGCGACGCCGGATACTCGCCGGAGAGTACTTCCATCGCCGGATTCTGCCACGCTGACAACAGAACTGGATGAAATGATTCTGTCGGAATTAAACACAAAATGAAACaaacaggaaaagaaaacaattatGCGATTATCGATCAATAGGACAACAGAGACGGTAAGGATAATTAACTGTGGCGGAAGAGACGAACTTAACTATATTGGGATTAGGTAATTAATTTCCGTTAAGCTTTTAAAAGCGAAGGAACTaatcttttggatttgaatgaaACCATCTGAATTGGAGTAGTACATGAAAGAAAACCAGATTTGATTGATTGCCTAGATTTGGAGGAATACATGAAAGAAAACCAGATTTGAAGAAGTAAAAACACCTTTAATTGATCCAGAAACAGTTAATCTCCAAGAATCCAAAAAGAAACTTAAATAACGAACAAAAGAAAAACGGTGTGAAGTGATTTGATAAGATACCTCCGAAGAGCCGAAAGGTGGAGAACGTGAAGCCGGCGACGAGGACGCAAGCAAAGACAACGAAAACAGTGCACCAGAAAAACCTGTTCCATGAAACTACCTCACGTCTCCTACGATCTTTCATTGTAGTTAGAACAATCGAAGAGGAATAGAGATTTGCAGAAAAGCGAAGATTCTCTGCAAATTCATGTGTTCTTCTCTCGCTTCTTGCTACTGTTGCTACCACCAGGTGGGTGTCTCTTGgtgttttgtttctttctttttctttttctggggtTAGGCCAATGTGTGCTTTCGTCGATCGAGATTCGAGAAAGAGGGACGAAATCGGAGTTGTTAGAGACATCGAAAGGGGTAGAGAAAGAGGCGGCTACTTGGTGCTTATACCGCTTATTTCGGTTTATAACCGGAGTGTTTGTTAAGATTGCAGTGTGCATCCATTAcgaatattaaaataaatgattataatGAGGCTGAGCCCTGTTTTTAAAATTTGCTTAATTACAAATCGGTCTAGATCTTGATCTAGATCAGATTAGAATGGATCGGCCCAAATTTTTTTCTACTCCTAGATTTTGGAATGGGATCGGTCCATCCAGATTGGCCCTAAGCCcccaaccatggtttcaagtatctgTCTTGTATCGGCCCTATCGACTATATAGGATTGGTATCGGCTGAGATAAATCTCCGATCCTTGACTGATCGGATCGATTATCCAtatcgttttaggggtaaaacagtaaaacatTAGtacttaaaatatatatatatatatagggggaAAACCGATCGATACCCACTCATGTGATCCAAATCAATATCGACAGATACTGTCCCCAAAATCCATGCCTCCAATTGATTCAGATACAAAGCGTCCATTTCGGTAGATCAGATCCTAATTTTTTAAACCCTGACACTCATTTACGAGAATGGTTTTGAAAAACAATACCATGATCTATCTAAACCAATGTCGATATCAATACTGATACTGATAGGCCGTATTAGACTAAATccaattgttttatttttaaataaacttATGCCTGAATTAAAACTGTTCCACTTATAGGATCAAACATTCGAGGCCCTTTTTTGAAACAATGTTTAtaagttctttttttctcctaattttAATAACGTAAATGACTAGTACTAATAACATTATAgtatttttttactaaaaatagaaaaataataatatttttgtatattttttattcaaaaatcaTATGATTccttgattatttatttattgaaaaaggaatctacaaaaatatcatttttccttttatggttgaCAAGTTAGCGATTTCACTCTCATATTCTTACCAAAAAGAAGATTTCACTCTCATACGTCGAGGGGGTCACAGTGTGACACTCCCCCATATAAACCtactttccttatttatttatttttgaattaatttttctgatttatttAGGGAAGAGGAGCCCAGGAGGATTGAGCTCTCGAACTCGAAATCTGGACCAAAAGTTGGGTCAGTTGACTTGGTTTtctctaagaaaaaaataaaaaataaaaaaatgtgaatTCGTTTGTTAATTAGATATCTATGGCAAGATCCAAGATTTCCCACGTGCTAATTTAGGAAGGGTGCATCTTATTCAGGGTTTCAAGAATCCGGCGGATTCAGTTGGTCTAATACCATTGTGGAAATTAGGATTAAGTTATTAAAATACCGATTTCGGGTCGGTCCTAATCcaatttgaattaaaataaagggAATCAATCCGGATCCTAATTGTATGTTTTAAATCCTGTTCTTGTTATAATCAAAGAAGTGAAATGCAAAGTTTATAAAAGGTCCCCTCTTtgtatgtcaagtttcaaccgAGTTTCAAATCAAACAAAGTTAACTAAGTGACAGcataaaacattgaaaaatcaaagattaTTGAGAGGgttcaattattatttttattattatttattttattttattttacggAATAGAAACAAACAAGAAACCTTGTTGGAACAAAACATTAGTTAATTATATCCTCCTCTTTGGTTCCTATCATCTACAGAATCTTGCCCTAtaggctaggggtgtcaaccgatcgGCCTGgtccggtttcgatcgggcttaatcgagCTTGAAGACTCTTTAAAGGTTGCACCGtatccgcccatttaactaatcgggcttagttagtgagggcatggtacactttatattcggtcggtcagtctcgggctataatcggactattaaaatcaagccttaattgggttttagtcgggccttaaccgggccacGGACACGTTTAATGTTAAATGGGCGtaaccgatttttaaatggGTCTTCTTTAATATTATTGAGCAACGACGCCGTGACGGATGATTGGgtttggtttcctatttttcattgTCTAAATCTGATTGTGgctattcttttatttgttttaaactgGTTGGACATTTCATAATTCATGCTATGTACAATAACATGGTTaattttgcaaaataaaattttaaggaaagagatgattggatgaaaatgcAATGAGAATGCTCTCATGTGGGATTGCCCATAACTACAAATGGATCTCAATAAATGTATTGATTGATACAAGGAACCTACTCTCTtccaagtcacatatttaaaaacatcataaaaaatccaaagcattgatccaacatgctcctaaagctctttcttaatgattatttaattaagagcggtttgggtatttataggtgaacttagtgaagcattttaggcaggaaatcaggctctaacggacgtatTCTGAGACCATCGGTCGATCGCCATCGGTAGCCTATTGatcgccaagagccgttgaggcaaaatatagctgttggggcacttccaggcagtcaccggtcgaccgggactttctacAGGTtgaccggctatggtctcggatagttCCGATCGATCGGGACTTCCAGGAGGTCGACTgccaacatgacatactctcGGTCAggtaaaataggtatcttaCAACTGGGCCGGGCCAGCCGGTGCAAAATAGACTAGCCTCGGTCAGGTATTAATtggtcggtttcggtctggtgcCCGACGATCCAAGTATTAGgactgagaccgaccgtttattaaatgtgtcgagctcaagcccgacacgttaaATAAACGGACCGGGCCAGGTCGGGCTATAAACGGTCGATTCCGATCGATTTCATcaggtcgggccacgaattgacacccctactataGGCCATCCTACCCTACGAGTTTCATTTAACTGATTCTACATTGTTAACCCATATCTTTACTCTCCAAAACCCTTTTTAAGATGTGTTTCAAAgtcaaaaaaagagaagaaattttcattttttctttctttttttttcttgacttcCAAATATAGCTGAGTTCATATTAAAATTATTTCTAAGAAAATGTATATCGATACATGGAAGGATAATTCCTTCGCTCTCCTTGGGTCATGTCTTCTTTCTTCACATTGTTTTCGTCCATCTCATCAATCAACACCCACCATGTCTTCGAATTCTTAGTGATGTCTTTCGATCGACGAAACCTcatacaaataataaaaaataaaactttgaaaTTTCTAATATGTGGGCCATGAATTCCCTGGTGGACTATGTAATTCAGAGTCCCCAACCTTCAAGAGGGTTCTTTTGTCAATATTTTTCTACTACTTGTAGCCAAACTCAACATGACTGTACTGATCCTAATTGGTGACCTAAGATAATTTTAAGGAAGCCTTTCCTTGTGCATGTGGGTTGTGAGGAGTTAGAATGGTCCCACTTGCAGAGTTTCTTCAAAAGCTGCCAGCAGAGAATGTAGTTTTGATGGTGTAATGCACTATAGTATCATGGCTTAAAGAAAACAACAAAGGAATTATAGTATCAACTAATTAATTAACAGTCAATGGAAGTAATTAACAGAGAAAGTCATATAAGTAATCTTCTTACATAGAAAAAGATACAAAGAACTTTGCTTTCTTTAAAAGAAATATTCTCCAACTGCCCAACTTCACACTTATCTGTATCCCAGCCCTTTTGCTGCTTTTTCTCTAAGCTTTTAATTAGGTATAATACAAAGATAGGGACCTAAAGATTGTTTCCATCCCATCACTCTCATTTGGCGCATGAGATGATGTAATGAAAGGTGCTTCATTGTGAAAGATTGTAAATTATTTATGGGTAAGGTTTTCCACGCCGCTTGTGTGGGGGAATCTCTCAGGTTACATTAATCATAATGTAAGAAATGATTTCGTCAACAAGAGATCAGTATGttcaaagaggaaaaataatgtCAGCGTAGGCCTATCAAGGTCTTTTAGGTATCGATATTGGCATATGTATTGGTCTTGGTTGATAATGATATTGATACGGATTACTCATAATGGCTAATTCATGAATTAAATAAAATGGACCATTTTAACTCAACGATAGAGTCATGTAGCTTTCATATGGTGTTACTCATCTGTTCAAATATGATAAAGGGCTTATGTTTTTCACGAAACTCTAACCTCAACCTTTATTTTTCGTAGAGGATGTAgagatttttaaaggaaatttactattttttaaGAGAGACATTTTCTCATTATGATGAGTTGTTGTAGACAATTAGGATGACTGCTATGTCACTATACTTAACAGTGCCTCCTCATGTTTCATTGTTCATATTTATTATCCTGGGATATAGATCTTCTATATAATTCTAGATACCCATTATGAATAGCCAAAGTCTTCCTATTTCTACTGATTTGCCCTAAAAATATcgatatattgttttttttttttttttaaaccaatttgACCTCCATGTATTGATGCCATTGGTATGGTATCAATATTATATCGCTATTGGGACCGATGTTATCAACTGTATCAGCtaatatgataccgatatatTGAATCATGGGGCACATATGATTAGAATGTGAAAGAACACGAGAAAGCATGTCCACACCGATTATGTGGGATCTTTTCCCTATTATTTATTAGGGAAAATGTTGCCTTTTTCTCTAAGCCCCCTAGAGAAGGTAACACGtctctctatttcttttctcatgAAATGACGTCTTCCTATACAAAGAAACATTCCATCGCATCTCATTAGTGCACTCATCAATGCACTTGCTCAAAAAACCTTCTCATTATTTAGGACAGAAGATTGTTGTCAAGCTGCATGGCCCTTGCAGAAGCATGGGGACCAATGAGAGCAATCAGATGCATAAAACCTGGTgaagttttttcattttaagagCAGGGTAGTCATTTCACAGCCCCTTTGTCTGACTGCATCCAGCGTGGGAACTTTTTCCCCATTATTTTGTTATAAGAAAAATATCTCTCTCATTCATGTGAAATGATATATCATCCTTTATTTATGATACACTCTATCATCATTAATTTATGATACACTCTATCATCTATTTAATTAGTGTGtttaataaggaaaaaaatttgatccaaaaagaaaagttaaggggaaaagaatgcCCCTTGGTTCAGCAGCCCCACCCCCAACATTGAGGCCAAAGAAGAACACACACATACATTAACAAGGGGTTATTGTATTTCACATGGGTGGGGATGTCATTACACCCCCTCCGTGTCTTACCGTATGGATTACACAActtaagttctttttttttttaaataagagaGTTTTTCGTCCGAAAATAACCCCCAAGTCCCAAGCACAAGGGTGCCTGCAATGACCATCCTGCCCCCTCATGAGGGCACATGCCCATGTGTTTAAACACAAGGACAGTTGTCAACCAAAAACATTTTCCcatttaataaatatttcaaaGCCACCAATAAGCTCCGAtaacaccttttttttctttttctttttctttctctttcatctgAAATGATCTATCATCCTTTATTTATGATACGCTCTATCATCTATTTTACTAGTGTCATCCCTATCCTATGCCACCTGCTTGAGCCTTGAAGAAGattctttattgttttctttatatatatatagcttgggattcttctttcttctggtTGGATGACTTCCTATGGGGGTTTTGGTGACTTTTGGTATTTATAGTGCCAATTGCcaactctctttttctctttttcacaaccattttcttttctttcttcttctttgttcacATGTGACGTCTGTTTTTCACTTCAATCTTTTTGGACTGCATCTATCTTCTTTAATAAGGAACACTCAATCAAACAAGTGGTATAAACAACATcgaaatgaaataaatattttagaCACTTGGACTGTGTTTGGTTGTCATTTAGAAAAACGGTTTTTGAAGTTCTTCGTTctataagaacaaaaaaatggaataaaacatTAATTGTCAACTtaataattttcagtttttttagaaaaaaaaaaaacacaaaagacgCAAAAAGATTGAATgacaaaaccttgttccgtcattttgGTTTCATTCTAAATACAGAAAAAAAGATGAACAACTAAAGTAATCATTCttgaaacagattcaccaaacacaattttttttgttttgttttaaaacagtattttgacacaaaaactaaaaattctatttttaacacgaaacgtcgtttctgaaactgaatgactgctaaacgcagccttagtgttatttttttttctttttaaaaaaaataaataaataatcaagtGGTGGCTACATGAGAAGGTTGTGATATCAAACCATGtcttatgcaaaagtgtataagaATAGGCTGCTATTGACCCTACTAGAGTCTAATAGGCTGGCCATTCTATCTTCTTTAAATAATCTCTCTTCTTCACTACTCTGGTTTAAAATTAGACAATGAACATTTAAAATTAGAAGACTGTTAGGTTATGGGACCCTCccacatggttttaggtattggtaacGGGTTGACCGCATCAGccatattgtattgatatcgGCAGAAACTGATGATTCCAGTACCTGGCTGATCCAGGATTAGGTATCATACCATATCGATATCATGgtaaaatcttcaaaaaaacctaattttatgaaaaataatagTATTGACTCATCAGGACTGATACAGCCGATCCTGGATCGGTATTGTATCAATATCAGCCGACACTGATACTGATAATACTTGCCCTCCCGTCAGACAAGGTCAATCAAAGTAACATCATCAATGATCTGGCTTAGTGGATTCCATCCTCATTTTTAGGGGTTCTTGGGTTAGTTTTGCAGAGCTTCTGGGATACTTTGGAAATTGAATGCGTATTCCACCTTCACCAGTTCACCCTACAAGAAGTGTACATATAAGATCTAATGTATAGCCTACATGAGAACCAAATTTCAGATAACAATTAATACATGGACCCTAACTAAGAAGGCTAAACCAATTAAATCTGTATTTTCTTCTAGTCATGAAAATCTATAACTGATGTAGACCCTCATGTGGACAGAGGtcccttccaagttccaaccacCCTTTCCCCAATAAGAGATAGAGGTGCTTTTCGATGTACAATTATTTGGAAACCCCAATTTATGCAATGCTTTCGGGGGTACCACCTGTATCTGTTGGAGGAACTGCACCAATCTTTAGTCTGTAACTGGTTGGATGCATCAAGTTAGGAGCAGGTTGGAGGTTTTCTCATCTCTTTATCAAGACCTTGGATTCTTACCATGAGCCATTTCATTCTAATAAAAGCTTTTACCAAACCCATAAAGCACTCCCCTTTTCATGGGAAGGACTAAGGAAAAAAGGGTGTGAGACCTGTATCTGTTGGGGGGATTTGTATTCctctttagtttcttttttcaataCATTTGCTCCCTTGACTGCCTTTTAAGCAGATTTCTTGTGTTTTGAGCTCCCCTTGTGTTTGCAACTGAAAATCAGACAAGAAGGTAGGGTGACTTGAAGAGAACAAGCTCCAATAGTTGAATATGGAAAGATAATTCAAATGTATAAAAGATGAGCTCAGGCAGGTTCAAACCAAATCCGTTATGTGAATGATATATGATAGGGGAAACACATTAGTCATGGAACCGATACTTGTTTTTATAGCTTTCTTCTATCTTCAAGCTCATACTTCCCCTTTTCCATTAAATACGTAAAGTTTACTGAATTAATGGAAGTGCAACATATATTTCCACCTGAAATTCTCCACTTCAGAGGCCATTATAAACTTCTGAACAAAAGAGAAGCCCAAATTATCAAAGATATTAATATACACTTCAACAGTCAGAAGTCAGATGCCCTTGAATTCAGGTAACTAAAACAAGCACTACTACTCAATTTACATTGTCAGCGCACAAAGTAGTTCAAGTCCAAgttcaaaaaataaatcacGTAAGATATTTGGGAGGGCAGAATCAAAATTTACCAAATGCTCGATATTGCTTAATTGCAGTCATCTGTATCTCTTTCACATCCTCTGTTTAGATTATATATACTTGATAAAGTCAGTAACGAATGATAATTAGGAAAACAATGATTAAAAGAGTCACATGAGAAATAGTAGAAGCCACAATCACAATTCATATTCACATAAATATTCACACACTCAACCAATCAAGTAATATGAAATGTTCATCTAGCCATTTTCGTTTCAACTTGACAGGAGTATGACAATTTCACTTCCATGGTTATTATTTTCAAATGAATAAATGATTTTGAAATTCGATTCCAGACAAGAAATTCAGAAGGCAAACAGGCCCAAAGCCggaattagagaaaaaaaaaaaaaaaaaaaagaccagtACATAGATTGGCCTTAAAAAGAAGTATCACTCGTATACATGTGGGGGGTGATCACTAAGTCCTAGTAAATGCAAAACACATTGTTGCAAGAGCAATTCAAT
Protein-coding sequences here:
- the LOC122077159 gene encoding glycosyltransferase family 92 protein RCOM_0530710-like isoform X3 codes for the protein MSLTTPISSLFLESRSTKAHIGLTPEKEKERNKTPRDTHLVVATVARSERRTHEFAENLRFSANLYSSSIVLTTMKDRRRREVVSWNRFFWCTVFVVFACVLVAGFTFSTFRLFGAWQNPAMEVLSGEYPASPLIEIRETVIFPDQVLIFLKYPPSVPLFTKELLDCVYFSANSSHPQLKLPPDQVDGDGDDPINQIVRCPPFNQQGGSTITVSLAWKSNGYLPAGPSYRWDSLVYEALVDRDNTTVVFVKGLNLRPDRLSEPSRFECVYGLDFSNPRLVLRSEVISVAQEIVRCRTPLIVLRSSPSENKLDRSYDSIKVSVRLKAVRGRSIILNSVAQPLPLPESDADYDRNKHEMCVCTMIRNQARFLREWVMYHARIGVKRWFIYDNNSDDDIERVVDSLDESGFNITRHLWPWIKTQEAGFAHCALRSRDSCQWVGFIDVDEFVHLQLQSDSNNQTLTSLHDLLTKQPHEVAELRLWCHSFGPSGLKKAPEGGVTVGYTCRILTPERHKSIVRPEALNPTLVNVVHHFHLRDGFQFVNVDRGVMVVNHYKYQVWEVFKEKFHRRVATYVADWQEEENVGSKDRAPGLGTRAVEPPDWSNRFCEVTDTGLRDWVLRQMADPQTHLLPWQQQQNEEREDRLLLIEEDKIKGKRRRKRRRGIDVN
- the LOC122077159 gene encoding glycosyltransferase family 92 protein RCOM_0530710-like isoform X2; this encodes MSLTTPISSLFLESRSTKAHIGLTPEKEKERNKTPRDTHLVVATVARSERRTHEFAENLRFSANLYSSSIVLTTMKDRRRREVVSWNRFFWCTVFVVFACVLVAGFTFSTFRLFGVLLSAWQNPAMEVLSGEYPASPLIEIRETVIFPDQVLIFLKYPPSVPLFTKELLDCVYFSANSSHPQLKLPPDQVDGDGDDPINQIVRCPPFNQQGGSTITVSLAWKSNGYLPAGPSYRWDSLVYEALVDRDNTTVVFVKGLNLRPDRLSEPSRFECVYGLDFSNPRLVLRSEVISVAQEIVRCRTPLIVLRSSPSENKLDRSYDSIKVSVRLKAVRGRSIILNSVAQPLPLPESDADYDRNKHEMCVCTMIRNQARFLREWVMYHARIGVKRWFIYDNNSDDDIERVVDSLDESGFNITRHLWPWIKTQEAGFAHCALRSRDSCQWVGFIDVDEFVHLQLQSDSNNQTLTSLHDLLTKQPHEVAELRLWCHSFGPSGLKKAPEGGVTVGYTCRILTPERHKSIVRPEALNPTLVNVVHHFHLRDGFQFVNVDRGVMVVNHYKYQVWEVFKEKFHRRVATYVADWQEEENVGSKDRAPGLGTRAVEPPDWSNRFCEVTDTGLRDWVLRQMADPQTHLLPWQQQQNEEREDRLLLIEEDKIKGKRRRKRRRGIDVN
- the LOC122077159 gene encoding glycosyltransferase family 92 protein RCOM_0530710-like isoform X1, translated to MSLTTPISSLFLESRSTKAHIGLTPEKEKERNKTPRDTHLVVATVARSERRTHEFAENLRFSANLYSSSIVLTTMKDRRRREVVSWNRFFWCTVFVVFACVLVAGFTFSTFRLFGESFHPVLLSAWQNPAMEVLSGEYPASPLIEIRETVIFPDQVLIFLKYPPSVPLFTKELLDCVYFSANSSHPQLKLPPDQVDGDGDDPINQIVRCPPFNQQGGSTITVSLAWKSNGYLPAGPSYRWDSLVYEALVDRDNTTVVFVKGLNLRPDRLSEPSRFECVYGLDFSNPRLVLRSEVISVAQEIVRCRTPLIVLRSSPSENKLDRSYDSIKVSVRLKAVRGRSIILNSVAQPLPLPESDADYDRNKHEMCVCTMIRNQARFLREWVMYHARIGVKRWFIYDNNSDDDIERVVDSLDESGFNITRHLWPWIKTQEAGFAHCALRSRDSCQWVGFIDVDEFVHLQLQSDSNNQTLTSLHDLLTKQPHEVAELRLWCHSFGPSGLKKAPEGGVTVGYTCRILTPERHKSIVRPEALNPTLVNVVHHFHLRDGFQFVNVDRGVMVVNHYKYQVWEVFKEKFHRRVATYVADWQEEENVGSKDRAPGLGTRAVEPPDWSNRFCEVTDTGLRDWVLRQMADPQTHLLPWQQQQNEEREDRLLLIEEDKIKGKRRRKRRRGIDVN